The genomic interval TGGTGAAGCTGAAAGATGCGTCGCAATTCTGGGAGAGCCTTCTCTTCGGGCGCCTCGTGCAATGCAAGGAATCGCTGACCTATAATGCGGTAAAGCAAAGCAATATGAAACATAAAGTAGCACCCTATCGTGTCCAGAAGGCAATTGGAAAGGCAGCACAGTGACATGGCCGCCGCGTTGTAGCTCCAGGCATAAAAGTAACCCTGTGGGTTATGCCACTCGAAGGGAACGTAATAACCGAACGGAAGTTCGTATGCATCCTGGTAGAACACGCTGATGTATCCTTGACAAGCTACAAGAAAACTTCCTCCAATATAACCGTAGAAAATTCGCTTAAAATGGTTTTGCTCGTGGCGCCAGAACTGAATTTCTCCTCTTAGCAATTTGTAGTGTCCATGTCTTTCCAGCTCATCCATTAACCGTAATGCCTGTACGCGCCTGTACCAAATGTTGATGACCTTTATGATTAAAACCACTTCTGTCACTGACATATACAAAACATTGCCCGCCTGTTCCATCCCTTTAGCAGTGAAGACTTCCAACCACATAAGCGCAATGTAGGTGAATGTCAATGGAAAATGTAATACAAAAGGATATATTCTCTTCAGTAATCTCCAGGAATCGTTTTCATTTCGCCACTTCCAGATGCCTAACCAACGTTGAACTGTAAGGACAGTTCGTATGCCGGATATGCGATCCGCACATTCAGTTGTCGACATATTAAGTGAAACTCGTGCCCCCTAATGATAAGCTTGCAGCTATAAATTACCTGCTTTTATAGACTTACTGAGCCCGAATTTCATACAAATGTTGTAAATACCCcttaatacatatgtatatattcatgtACATATATCCACACCAATGGCATAAAAGCTGACCTCAGATGTGTAGTAGTTCACCCTTGTCCCCTTCATAAGGATAGTTGTTCTGGGTTGGACCTTTCTTACTTTAAATACAACGCTTAGCACAGCTTAGGCAATAAGAGCTAGTTCCATTCGCCATCTCTGTTTACGAAAGCCAGCCCTGctatgttttttaattggtGTTCATATTGACAATTTTAAAACCAAAGCAATTACAATCATTAACATACTGACATAATGATAACGTTAATTGGTATTTATCGTATATTGAATAAGTCACGCAATTTCTGCCTGATATATTTTAAGTACGGTGGCTTAGCCGCAGTCAGTGCAAGGATAACTCTGACATAAACAACATGCCCGCGTGTACTCGTAAGAGtacaaacaatatttttcctgtatattttatttaaaatttaaggTCAGTTTTTTTGCTGACATTTCTAAACAATGTTGTAAATGTAAGGATGAATTTAGTCAATCCTTTAAGCTGTAAATTTGGTGTTTCAGAGAAACcctaaaaaaatatttaactccCAACTTGTACAAATTAAGCAGATTTCATTATTCGAAGTTCAATCCATCTTCCGATTATCAGTCTTGATAAATATGTCGATGTcaggaaaatgaaaaaatatattcaacgTTTTAGAGCTGTCTTCTCGATGGATATGTTTAGTTCTtagtatatgatatattacattatatatatattatttaaatagcaTTAGTGTGTTTATTAAGCAATAGCTAAGCCAACATTTTATTATGGAAATTTTTAAACGTTAAGGATAcactgaaccctcttattccaacgcCAAAATGCAGTTCGCGCAACGCGCTCaacccttggcagggttcgaactcgcaactaaccgtattACTTGCTGACGACTATACTCAACAGACgaaccagcaaaaaaaaaataatagtttcccaggtagggctcgaactcggaCAGACCGCaacacttgctatgcctctaatTAACAGCCACACtaataattaagtattttCGAGAAAAAAACCTACTAAAATGCTGTTAGAGTGCGATAGAATGCGAAGGAGAcgcgtatgaatgtgtgtgtgtacatgtatacacaaATTCTTGATGTTTTCGCTAGCTGtgccatccaattgcgcagttacatataactttggttttctcTTAatcgatcttaatgaaattttctacagtatatctaattgtaccatagaatatttatgttttctcaaaaagtcaattgcattaaaattgtggcttagaTTGGtggcaatataagttgggttattaacttgatttatagctctgcggtggtagcgtacttgatatatatataatattctagaagcaacatatcatgtttggtgactctaggtcttattatttacaaacaaactcaatctgcgcaggcaataggaggacctacatcttaaatttctctagctcttttaggttctgagatccttgcgttcatacatacggacagacggaaagacagacagacggacatggctagatcgactcggctattgatgctgatcaacaatatatatactttatggggtcggagatgcttccttctgcctgttacatacatttgcattttgcacaaatacaatataccctttttacccattttcaatgggttcagggtatacaaaatttgAAGGACCATGACACTCAGAACGCTATAAACTGGCCGGGACTGGCCTGTATCCCAACGTGCTGTAGACGATAGCTACTAAAGCATATGATGAAGGCACACAAAACTATCTGCGAGAGAATGTAGGGTGAAACGAGTGTCTGAACCTCGAAAATTAATATGTAAAATTGATCAACAAATTTAGTTCTAGTTCAAGCATACGAAGATCGATTTGGTGACCTGCGTACGCGATCGTGTAACGTGAAGATCATCCGCAGCTCCTGCGTAAATTTCATATCGTTGTCCACATTCTTCAGCCCTTTCAGTCGCATGCCCAGCAATCGATTTATTAACGATAAATGAAACAATAAGTAACACCCGATCGTGTCCAGGGTCACATTTGAGACAAAGGTCTGCGTCATATCAGTCTTGTTGTAACCGTAAGCATAAAAAACCCTGGCCATCTTGTCACtcaaaaggcaaaaaataGGCAAATGGAAGCACATAGTCGTTGAGAAACAATACTcccatgctgctgctgtagacAACTCCTACACTTATGAgcagatataaataaaatcgcTATTTGAAGACACGCTGCTCATGGAGCCAATTGTTGTGTTCCTCCTGCGGCCAGGGTCAGACCCCGCAGAGTTGCATAATCCACAGGATCCAATGGATAGCTTGTGTGCGATGCgatttgttttccatttctATTCTGAAATATTCTGTACGACGGGTTTTTTATTTACCGGCGTGAATGGATAATTAGCAGCAATTAGGGTGTCATGAATTAAGAAACAAGCACAAAAGGCCATTTACGGAAATTATTTCTGGTCGTGTTTTGATGTTCTGCTAACGATAAGTTGACAGATATAAGCCAAGTTTGTTACATTTAATGTAGCTGATGCACTTATTTTTCGAAGGTGGCGTCGCTTATTAGTTCACTGGTCTCTTGTGTCGGAGCATATTGCCCTGCTTATGATTTTTCTAGCGCTTTGGACCTTGGCCTTGGCATTGTTACCACAGTATGCTACACCTGAAACAGTGATAATGCGTATTATACTACTCTTTGTTGGTGCTCAAATATCTGGCATATTAGTTACCTTTATACATTTGCCAGACATGCTGGGCATGCTCTTCTTCGGTGTCCTTTACACCAATATTGGCTTGGCCAATTTCGAAGGTTATGAGCGCTTTGAACTGTTTTTAAGGTAAGTGTGTAGACACCACCTGGCTAAATGCTATCATTAATTAGTTGACTTTGCAGAGAACTGGCATTGACCAATATCATGCTGCTAGCTGGTCTCGGTCTTGATGGCAGTGCATTTAGGCGGTTGTGGCTTATGATTCTCCGACTGACACTCGTTCCGACAATAGTGGAGGTTGCCGTTATAGCTGTGCTGGCCTATTTTACATTGTCCATGCCCTGGATGTGGGGGATAGCTCTGGGGTAAGTACTTACGAGGTATATTGGTTGAAAAATGTATCACGTGATTGTATTCTAGCCTGGTCATCACAGCAGTCTCACCCAATGTTGTCGTCACAGTCATGCTTAAGTTAAAGGAGGATCGCCTGGGTCTGAACAGTGGCATACACACCCTAATATACGCTATGACCACGTGCAATGACGTCGTAGCTATCTTCATGTTTGGCGTCGTAATCAGCATTATATTCTCCACAAGTACGTGCCACCCAAAAACCAACTCTCTGCTGTAATGCAAAAGAGAATAAGCATGCttgcatactttcaggctCACTGACACAAAAAGTATTGCAAGGACccattggtattggtattggacTTGTTTTCGGCTATCTTTACGGCATGATGCTTCACTATTTGCCGTCGCGGAATGCGGTAAGCAATGGGTGGAGCTCAGCACTGTTTCTGACGCCAGTACGAAACAGTTATAATATACTTTCACTGCATCGCGCTGCATTAAAAAAGTACATTCAGTGAGCACTTACTACACTCAATCAGCGCATTTAATGGCACAAAACTCGCGACACCGCAATGTTATTAGGTGGCGTAAGGCTCCGAAAGCTATCATACATACTACAATCCTTTCTTGGAAAACGTAGTGTGAGGCCTTAGATATTCAACACGTATGTATgttatatacgtatataagAATATGTGTCGTTGTGCGTGTTTGTGCCTGGGcgaattttgcataaaaacatGCTTACATCCATGCGACGACGATGTCGACGATGGCACTGGAGCTGGAGACATTTGCGACGACAGTTATTGCCAGCGTCCATGGAACTTATGGCATCTGTGATGCAGGCAGTTGCGATGCAAGCAGCGTGCGGCAACACAGCTTCGTTGCAGCCACAAAACTCATTGCCGCAACTTACACCGCTAATGGTGCGCATAATCAAACGCCATGGGTGGGACTGAATGGCTTTGAACTCGGAAATACACACGCCCTCACACATGTACATAAACATGGATCTTCACACAAGTGCATATACATAAACCCCtcataacttttgttttttcttataaCCACTACGCGAAACTGCCGTCGGTATAAAAATGTCATGCTGTGTTCTTTTCAAGACGCACCACTTGCATTCATGTATATATTCGCAACTATCACTATTTATTGTCAGTGTGCATGTGGGTTTCTGTGGCTGCCATTAAGTcctggttttttcttttcttattctGTTCACTTACTTGTTAGAGTGTATCAGTTTTGTGCCCGTGATGCTGACCGCCCGTCTCTCTGTATGATCGTCGTCGAGAATTCAATCTTGGAATGTATGTCAAGAG from Drosophila virilis strain 15010-1051.87 chromosome 2, Dvir_AGI_RSII-ME, whole genome shotgun sequence carries:
- the LOC6635099 gene encoding odorant receptor 94b, producing the protein MSTTECADRISGIRTVLTVQRWLGIWKWRNENDSWRLLKRIYPFVLHFPLTFTYIALMWLEVFTAKGMEQAGNVLYMSVTEVVLIIKVINIWYRRVQALRLMDELERHGHYKLLRGEIQFWRHEQNHFKRIFYGYIGGSFLVACQGYISVFYQDAYELPFGYYVPFEWHNPQGYFYAWSYNAAAMSLCCLSNCLLDTIGCYFMFHIALLYRIIGQRFLALHEAPEEKALPELRRIFQLHQRVRILTKQCELLISPYVLSQVVFSAFIICFSGYRLVQVGWQRNPGVFLTTMQFVCMMIIQIFLPCYYGNELTVCAKQLTNSVFNTNWLEYSVTTRKVLNCYMELLKRPVKLRAGVFFEIGLPIFMKTINNAYSFLALLINLSK